DNA sequence from the Pseudoduganella plicata genome:
ATGCCGCACTCTCGGCCGCGCTGGAAACGCCGGTGCACATGCAGCTGCTGACGGAAGTGGAAGACTGGTTCGAACAGCGACGCTGGCGCGAGCAGCCCGACTTCGATGCCGGCGCGCTGCAGCAGAAGGCCACGCGCGCCGCCGTGCCGCTGCTGGCCCACGCACAGCGACGCCTGCGCAAACGCGTCAAGGGTCTCGAGGACGGCAAGGCGCCGGTCGAGGGCGAGGCTGCCCACGCCCGCCACCGCGTGCGTATCGCGGCAAAAAAGGCGCGCTACGCGGCGGAGTTCTTCCATTCGATCCTGCCGGGGCGGAAGATGAAGCGCTACATCGGCAGCCTGTCAGGCCTGCAGGACAGGCTCGGCGAGCTCAACGACCTGGCGGTGGCGGAAGGACTGCTGGCGCAACTGGCCGAGCATCCGGGCCGCAATGCCGTGTCGCGCGAGCAGATCATGTTTGCACGGGGATTCGCGGCGGCGCGATCGGCCGCCTGCGTAAAGGCTTTGCACAAGCCGCTCAAGGCGCTGGTGAAGTTGCGGCCGGTGCGGGGGTAAGTTTTACGTCCGCGACAGGCACCTGTTTCAGGGTCGGAGACCCAAACACAGGTGCCTGTCCCCAGCTTCTTCAGCGGATCTGCAGCTGCGCCAGAATCTCGCGGTCGATCGATTTCAACGGCACGCTCTTCTCCACCCCGCCGCGCTTGACGGCTTCCTTCGGCATGCCGTAGACGACGCAGCTTTCCTCGTCCTGCGCCACCGTGCGGGCACCGGCGTTGCGCATTTCCAGCAGGCCGGCCGCGCCGTCGTCGCCCATGCCCGTCATGATGATGCCCAGCGCGTTGGCGCCGGCGTTGCGGGCGACGGAGCGGAACAGCACGTCCACCGACGGCCGGTGCCGGTTCACCAGCGGGCCGTTGACCACTTCCACGAAATATTGCGCGCCGTCGCGGCGCAGCAGCAGGTGGCGCCCGCCAGGCGCGATCAGCGCGCGCCCCGGCAGCACACGGTCGTTGTGGCGCGCTTCGATCACATTGATCTGGCAGACTTTATCCAGCCGTTCCGCGAACGCCGCCGTGAATTTTTCCGGCATGTGCTGGACGATGACGATGCCGGGCGTAACACGCGGCAGCGCCGTCAGCACTTCCTCCAGCGCCTGGGTGCCGCCCGTGGACGTGCCGATGGCAACGATGCGCTCCGTCGTCTGCAGCGGCGTGCGTGACTCCGCCAGGGCCGGCAGGATCGCGTCGGCCGTCAGCTTCGCCGGCGCCTGCTGCGGCGTGGCCCCCACCGACGCCCGCGCCGCCAGCCGCTTGACGTTGGCCTGCGCGGCGGCGCGCACGGCCGCGACCAGTTCGTCCGCGCTGTCGTTGAGGAATTCCTTCAATCCCAGGCGCGGCTTCGTGATGACGGCGACCGCTCCGGCGGCCATTGCCGCCATGGTCGTTTCCGCGCCCCGCTCCGTCTGCGTCGAGCAGATCACGACAGGGGTCGGGCGTTCGGCCATGATCTTGCGCAGGAACGTGATGCCGTCCATGCGCGGCATTTCCACGTCCAGCACGATCACGTCCGGCCAATGATGCTTCATCCGTTCGATGGCCAGCAGCGGATCGGCCACTGCGTGCAACAGCTCGATGCCGGGCGCCGCCTGCAGCAGCGCGCCCACCATCTTGCGCACCACCGCCGAGTCGTCCACCACCATCACCCTGATCGGATTCGCCGCCATTGTCCTTACGCCGCCTTCTTGTACACCGAGGGCATCACGGGCCGCACGGCATCGCTGATCTCGTTCAGCGTTTCCGAGTGACCGATGACGAAATGGCCGCCCGGTTTCAGGGGCGCCGTCACGCGCGCCACCACCTGGCGCTTGGTGTCGCCGTTAAAGTAGATCATCACGTTGCGCAGGAAGACCATGTCGAAGGCGCCCAGTTCCGGCAGCGCCGTGTTCAGGTTCACCTGGCGGAACGTCACGCGGCTGCGCAGCGTGCGGTCGACCAGCAGTGTGCCCTGCTGTTCGGCGATGCCCTTCAGGCAGAAGCGGCGCAGGTAGTCCGGCGGCACGTGGGCCGCCCGTTCCATCGGGTAGTGGCCCGTACGGGCGCGCGCCAGCACGCGGGTGCTGATGTCGGACCCCACCACTTCCCACGGCGTATTGCCCAGCGTGTCGGCCAGTACCATGGCGATGCTGTACGGCTCCTCCCCCGACGAGCACGCGGCGCTCCAGACGCGGAACGGCGCACCGGTGCGCAGGTTTGGCCGCGCCGCTTCGGCCGTGGCCTTGAGCAGCTCGAAATGGCGCGCCTCGCGGAAGAAGTACGTCTCGTTCGTCGTCAGCAGGTCGACGGCGATCTGCACCTCGTCCTGATGACGACCGCTCGACAGCATGCCGAGGTAGGCCGCATAGCTGGCCATGCCGTGGTGCGCCAGCCGCTTGGCCAGGCGGCCGCTCACCAGCGCCTTCTTCGCGTCCGACATCGTGATGCCGGCGATATCGAAGATGAAGCGCTGGAACTGCGCGAACTCCGGCTCGCTGATCGGGTAGGCGCCCATGCTCAGGCCGCAGCCGCGTCGGCAGCCTGCTCCGGCAAGGTCGCCAGCGCTTCCAGCGCCAGCACGTGATCGACGTTGAGCAGGATGACGAACTTGCCGTTCAACTTGCCCATCCCGGCGATGAAGTCGCCGCGGATACGCGTGCCGAACGACGGTGCCGGCTCGATCTCGCTGGCCGCGATGTCCAGCACGGCGCTGACGGCATCGACGACGACGCCCGTCACCTGCCGCTCGCCCTCGTTCTCCGTCTCGACGATGACGATGCAGGTGCGCTTGCCCGGCACGGCCAGCGGCCGGCCGAAGCGCGCCGCCAGGTCCATGACGGGAACGACGGCGCCGCGCAGGTTGATCACGCCGCGGATACAGTCGGGCATCATCGGCACTTCGGTAATTCCGGAGAATTCAATGATCTCCTTGACCGCCATGATGCCGATGGCGAACGCTTCGCCGCCCAGCATGAAGGTCAGGTATTGGGCGGTCTCGTTCGCGCCCGTGACGGATGTTGTCTGCTTCATTTTCATGCTCAGAATTTGGTGAAGTTCGCTTCGTCCGGCTCGCCGTGGACAGCGAAGCTGTCCGCCAGCTTCAGCGACGTGCGGCGGCCGTTTCGTACGCCCTGCGGCCGGCGCGATGCAACGGTCAGCGCGGTGCCGCGCGCGCCGCGGGTACCGTCCAGGTGGAAGAAGCCGATCGCCACCTGCAGCTGTTCCGCCTGGCTGCTCATCTCTTCGGCCGTCGCGGCCAGTTCCTCGGAGCTCGACGCGTTCTGCTGCGTGCCCTGGCTCATCTGGCCAACGGCGGCGTTGATCTGGCCGACACCGGCCGATTGCTCTTCCGAGGCCGCCGTGATTTCCTGCACGAGGTCTGACGTGCGGCGGATATTCGGCACCATCTCGTCCAGCAGTGCGCCGGCCCGTTCGGCCAGTTCCACGCTGTTGCTGGCGACTTCGCCGATTTCCTGCGCCGCCACCTGGCTGCGTTCGGCCAGCTTGCGCACCTCGGCCGCGACGACGGCAAAGCCCTTGCCATGTTCACCGGCACGCGCCGCCTCGATGGCCGCGTTCAGCGCCAGCAGGTTGGTCTGGTACGCGATATCGTCGATGATGCCGATCTGCTTGGCGATCCGCTTCATCGCGACGACGGTGGCCTTGACGGCTTCGCCGCCTTCGGCAGCCTCGCGCGCCGCCTTGCCGGCCATGCCGTCGGTGACGCGGGCATTTTCCGTGTTCTGCGAAATGGAAGCCGTCATCTGCTCCAGCGACGCGCTGGTTTCCTCGACGCTGGCGGCCTGCTCGGACGCGGCCTGCGACAGCGACTGCGCCGTGGCGCTGACTTCTTCCGACGCCGATGCCAGCGATTCGGCGCTGGCATTGACCTCGCCGACCACTGCGGCCAGCTTGTCCATCGTGCCGTTCGAGTAGTCCTTCAACTGGGCGAATGCGCCTTCGTAGTCCTTGTCGATGCGCTTGGTCAGGTCGCCCTCGGCCAGCGCCGCCATCACGCGCACCACGTCGGCGATGCTGGTGCCGGTCGTCGTCACCAGCTGGTTCAGGCCATCGCCCATCTCCTTCTGGAAGCCCTGCATGCCCGTAGTGTCGACGCGTGTATCGAAATTGCCGTGATTGGCTGCCTCGACGACGGCGCGCTGGCCGTCGATGACCTTGCGCAACCTGGTCACCATCTCGCTCACGGCATGCAGCATGCTGTGGCGGTCGCCGCGGCGAACGCGCACGTCGGCCGACAGGTCCCCGGCGGAAATCTGCTTGAGCAGCTCGGCCGCGTAGGCCGGCTCGCCGCCGATCAGGCGCGTGATCGTGACGGTGATCCACGTCGCCATCAGGATGCCGGCCAGGATGGCGATGGCGCCCAGCGTGAGCTGCTCGCGACGGGCGCTGTCGGATGCTTCGATGGCGGCCTTGGCGCTGGCATCCATCGCCTCGTTCTGGTGGTTGATGATCTTGGCGATCGATTCGGTATACGCCGCCTGCACAGCTTCCACCTGGCTTATCAGCAGCGCGCGCGCTTCGTCGCGCCGGCCTTCGCTGATCATCGTCAGGTACTGGTCCTGCAGCACCCGGTAGCGCTGGCGATGTTCCTGGGCGGTTTGCAGCGCCTCCTTGCCGCGGGCGGACGCCACAGTGGCCTCCAGCCTGTCGAAATTGGCGCGCAGTTCGACGCGGTTCGCTTCGATCGTCGCCAGCTCGCGGCGCTTCTTGTCGGCGTCGTCGAAGATGGCCAGGTTGCGCATGGCGATGGCAATCTCGTGGATATTGCCGATCAGGTCATAGCTGCGCACCACCTTCGGGTACTTGTCGGTGATGACGGTATCGACATTGCCGCTGATGGTGCCGATACTGCGCAGCCCCAACAGGACCATGCCGATGAGGAGGATGCTGACGGTGCCGAAGGCGATGGCCAGCCGGACGCTGAGTTTCAGATTACGGAACATGATGACTCCAGGCGGCGGCGCCGCCGGTTAGAGGTTAGAAGCGGGTGAAGCTGGCTTCGTCGGGGGCGCCTTCGCTGGCGAAAGCCGGCTTGCTCATCGCGATGCCGGGGCGTTTCTTCGCTGCCGCGGCGCGCTTCGGCGCCGTCGGGGTGGCGCTCTTGCGTGCGGCTGCGCCGTCCCCATGCAGGTGGAAGAACGCCATTGCCTGCTGCAGCTGCTCGGCCTGGCTGCTCATTTCCTCGGCCGTTGCCGCCAGTTCTTCCGAGCTGGAGGCATTCTGCTGCGTCGTCTGGCTCATCTGACCGACGGCCGCATTGATCTGACCCACGCCGGCCGACTGCTCTTCCGAGGCAGCCGTGATTTCCTGCACCAGGTCGGAGGTCTTGCGGATGTTCGGCACCATCTCGTCCAGCAGCGCGCCGGCCCGTTCGGCCAGTTCCACGCTGGACGTGGCCACTTCGCCGATTTCCTGGGCCGCCACCTGGCTGCGTTCGGCCAGCTTGCGCACCTCGGCCGCCACGACGGCGAAGCCTTTACCGTGTTCGCCGGCACGCGCCGCTTCGATGGCCGCGTTCAGCGCCAGCAGGTTGGTCTGGTAGGCGATGTCGTCGATGATGCCGATCTGCCTGGCGATCCGCTTCATCGCGGTCACGGTGGCCTTGACCGCTTCGCCGCCTTCGGCCGCCTCGTTGGCGGCCTTGCCGGCCATGCCGTCGGTAACGCGGGCGTTCTCGGTGTTCTGCGAGATCGATGCCGTCATCTGTTCCAGCGATGCGCTGGTTTCTTCCACGCCGGCAGCCTGTTCGGAAGCGGCCTGCGACAGCGCCTGCGCCGTCGCGCTCACTTCTTCGGA
Encoded proteins:
- a CDS encoding methyl-accepting chemotaxis protein; this translates as MLKNLKIGIRLALAFGAIVALLAGLTWLAVQRMEALNDATHQITGNAYPKVVMAKDMIRASVDTGRQLRAMLLASTDEESARYRKIVEGNRASIATRLAQIEKMLVSEKGRVLFKNIADARTALEPKYEKFFQLERADRKLATDYLKTEFMATNTQLADALDALGDHQNTLMDAQSKQADATYEQTRSLMLMVAGLAAALATLLATLITLSITRPLRQAVQVADSLAAGDLTVKVEGNSRDEAGQLLDAMRNMIGRLTQVVGEVNGSAQSLASASEEVSATAQALSQAASEQAAGVEETSASLEQMTASISQNTENARVTDGMAGKAANEAAEGGEAVKATVTAMKRIARQIGIIDDIAYQTNLLALNAAIEAARAGEHGKGFAVVAAEVRKLAERSQVAAQEIGEVATSSVELAERAGALLDEMVPNIRKTSDLVQEITAASEEQSAGVGQINAAVGQMSQTTQQNASSSEELAATAEEMSSQAEQLQQAMAFFHLHGDGAAARKSATPTAPKRAAAAKKRPGIAMSKPAFASEGAPDEASFTRF
- a CDS encoding CheR family methyltransferase codes for the protein MGAYPISEPEFAQFQRFIFDIAGITMSDAKKALVSGRLAKRLAHHGMASYAAYLGMLSSGRHQDEVQIAVDLLTTNETYFFREARHFELLKATAEAARPNLRTGAPFRVWSAACSSGEEPYSIAMVLADTLGNTPWEVVGSDISTRVLARARTGHYPMERAAHVPPDYLRRFCLKGIAEQQGTLLVDRTLRSRVTFRQVNLNTALPELGAFDMVFLRNVMIYFNGDTKRQVVARVTAPLKPGGHFVIGHSETLNEISDAVRPVMPSVYKKAA
- a CDS encoding protein-glutamate methylesterase/protein-glutamine glutaminase; this translates as MAANPIRVMVVDDSAVVRKMVGALLQAAPGIELLHAVADPLLAIERMKHHWPDVIVLDVEMPRMDGITFLRKIMAERPTPVVICSTQTERGAETTMAAMAAGAVAVITKPRLGLKEFLNDSADELVAAVRAAAQANVKRLAARASVGATPQQAPAKLTADAILPALAESRTPLQTTERIVAIGTSTGGTQALEEVLTALPRVTPGIVIVQHMPEKFTAAFAERLDKVCQINVIEARHNDRVLPGRALIAPGGRHLLLRRDGAQYFVEVVNGPLVNRHRPSVDVLFRSVARNAGANALGIIMTGMGDDGAAGLLEMRNAGARTVAQDEESCVVYGMPKEAVKRGGVEKSVPLKSIDREILAQLQIR
- a CDS encoding chemotaxis protein CheW is translated as MKQTTSVTGANETAQYLTFMLGGEAFAIGIMAVKEIIEFSGITEVPMMPDCIRGVINLRGAVVPVMDLAARFGRPLAVPGKRTCIVIVETENEGERQVTGVVVDAVSAVLDIAASEIEPAPSFGTRIRGDFIAGMGKLNGKFVILLNVDHVLALEALATLPEQAADAAAA
- a CDS encoding methyl-accepting chemotaxis protein; amino-acid sequence: MFRNLKLSVRLAIAFGTVSILLIGMVLLGLRSIGTISGNVDTVITDKYPKVVRSYDLIGNIHEIAIAMRNLAIFDDADKKRRELATIEANRVELRANFDRLEATVASARGKEALQTAQEHRQRYRVLQDQYLTMISEGRRDEARALLISQVEAVQAAYTESIAKIINHQNEAMDASAKAAIEASDSARREQLTLGAIAILAGILMATWITVTITRLIGGEPAYAAELLKQISAGDLSADVRVRRGDRHSMLHAVSEMVTRLRKVIDGQRAVVEAANHGNFDTRVDTTGMQGFQKEMGDGLNQLVTTTGTSIADVVRVMAALAEGDLTKRIDKDYEGAFAQLKDYSNGTMDKLAAVVGEVNASAESLASASEEVSATAQSLSQAASEQAASVEETSASLEQMTASISQNTENARVTDGMAGKAAREAAEGGEAVKATVVAMKRIAKQIGIIDDIAYQTNLLALNAAIEAARAGEHGKGFAVVAAEVRKLAERSQVAAQEIGEVASNSVELAERAGALLDEMVPNIRRTSDLVQEITAASEEQSAGVGQINAAVGQMSQGTQQNASSSEELAATAEEMSSQAEQLQVAIGFFHLDGTRGARGTALTVASRRPQGVRNGRRTSLKLADSFAVHGEPDEANFTKF
- a CDS encoding CHAD domain-containing protein produces the protein MLTKTDLPVRAEPVRLRRDMTLEDAYRRIGLNCLRQIRANAAGAQHKSVESLHQMRVGLRRLRAALDLFGNLVALPEPMRAGLDALAQQLGATRDWDVLATSTLAGFDAAAEQIASLQVAAQERSQRSHAALSAALETPVHMQLLTEVEDWFEQRRWREQPDFDAGALQQKATRAAVPLLAHAQRRLRKRVKGLEDGKAPVEGEAAHARHRVRIAAKKARYAAEFFHSILPGRKMKRYIGSLSGLQDRLGELNDLAVAEGLLAQLAEHPGRNAVSREQIMFARGFAAARSAACVKALHKPLKALVKLRPVRG